One genomic window of Quercus robur chromosome 6, dhQueRobu3.1, whole genome shotgun sequence includes the following:
- the LOC126689452 gene encoding uncharacterized protein LOC126689452 isoform X3, giving the protein MLQAQDIREINKMEIKLRPYQLSDVDDFMEWACDDQVIRTSRLRYYTSREDALDYLREVAIPHPWYRAICLEDRPIGFICVKPGFDYEICRGQISYALGSKYWNKGITTEAVKLVISSVFEEFSNMERLEGFANVEIKASQRVLEKAGFQKEGVLRKYVIVHGKTIDVIMYSFLKTDQTN; this is encoded by the exons ATG CTACAGGCCCAAGATATTAGAGAGATTAATAAGATGGAAATCAAACTACGCCCCTACCAATTATCTGATGTGGATGACTTCATGGAATGGGCATGCGATGATCAAGTCATACGCACGAGCAGACTAAGGTACTACACTTCAAGAGAAGATGCACTTGATTATCTTAGGGAAGTTGCCATTCCTCACCCATGGTACCGGGCCATATGCTTGGAGGACCGTCCAATTGGATTCATATGTGTCAAACCAGGGTTTGACTATGAGATATGTAGAGGGCAAATCAGCTATGCTCTTGGATCAAAGTATTGGAACAAAGGTATAACCACAGAGGCAGTGAAATTGGTTATTTCTAGTGTGTTTGAAGAGTTTTCAAATATGGAGAGATTGGAAGGCTTTGCTAATGTGGAAATTAAGGCCTCacaaagagttttggaaaagGCTGGGTTTCAAAAGGAAGGTGTACTTAGGAAATATGTCATTGTCCATGGGAAGACTATTGATGTTATTATGTATAGCTTTTTAAAAACTGATCAAACTAATTGA
- the LOC126689452 gene encoding uncharacterized protein LOC126689452 isoform X4 yields MAQDIREINKMEIKLRPYQLSDVDDFMEWACDDQVIRTSRLRYYTSREDALDYLREVAIPHPWYRAICLEDRPIGFICVKPGFDYEICRGQISYALGSKYWNKGITTEAVKLVISSVFEEFSNMERLEGFANVEIKASQRVLEKAGFQKEGVLRKYVIVHGKTIDVIMYSFLKTDQTN; encoded by the exons ATG GCCCAAGATATTAGAGAGATTAATAAGATGGAAATCAAACTACGCCCCTACCAATTATCTGATGTGGATGACTTCATGGAATGGGCATGCGATGATCAAGTCATACGCACGAGCAGACTAAGGTACTACACTTCAAGAGAAGATGCACTTGATTATCTTAGGGAAGTTGCCATTCCTCACCCATGGTACCGGGCCATATGCTTGGAGGACCGTCCAATTGGATTCATATGTGTCAAACCAGGGTTTGACTATGAGATATGTAGAGGGCAAATCAGCTATGCTCTTGGATCAAAGTATTGGAACAAAGGTATAACCACAGAGGCAGTGAAATTGGTTATTTCTAGTGTGTTTGAAGAGTTTTCAAATATGGAGAGATTGGAAGGCTTTGCTAATGTGGAAATTAAGGCCTCacaaagagttttggaaaagGCTGGGTTTCAAAAGGAAGGTGTACTTAGGAAATATGTCATTGTCCATGGGAAGACTATTGATGTTATTATGTATAGCTTTTTAAAAACTGATCAAACTAATTGA
- the LOC126689452 gene encoding uncharacterized protein LOC126689452 isoform X5, producing the protein MEIKLRPYQLSDVDDFMEWACDDQVIRTSRLRYYTSREDALDYLREVAIPHPWYRAICLEDRPIGFICVKPGFDYEICRGQISYALGSKYWNKGITTEAVKLVISSVFEEFSNMERLEGFANVEIKASQRVLEKAGFQKEGVLRKYVIVHGKTIDVIMYSFLKTDQTN; encoded by the coding sequence ATGGAAATCAAACTACGCCCCTACCAATTATCTGATGTGGATGACTTCATGGAATGGGCATGCGATGATCAAGTCATACGCACGAGCAGACTAAGGTACTACACTTCAAGAGAAGATGCACTTGATTATCTTAGGGAAGTTGCCATTCCTCACCCATGGTACCGGGCCATATGCTTGGAGGACCGTCCAATTGGATTCATATGTGTCAAACCAGGGTTTGACTATGAGATATGTAGAGGGCAAATCAGCTATGCTCTTGGATCAAAGTATTGGAACAAAGGTATAACCACAGAGGCAGTGAAATTGGTTATTTCTAGTGTGTTTGAAGAGTTTTCAAATATGGAGAGATTGGAAGGCTTTGCTAATGTGGAAATTAAGGCCTCacaaagagttttggaaaagGCTGGGTTTCAAAAGGAAGGTGTACTTAGGAAATATGTCATTGTCCATGGGAAGACTATTGATGTTATTATGTATAGCTTTTTAAAAACTGATCAAACTAATTGA
- the LOC126689452 gene encoding uncharacterized protein LOC126689452 isoform X2 produces the protein MRHALLLASKSGVKAQDIREINKMEIKLRPYQLSDVDDFMEWACDDQVIRTSRLRYYTSREDALDYLREVAIPHPWYRAICLEDRPIGFICVKPGFDYEICRGQISYALGSKYWNKGITTEAVKLVISSVFEEFSNMERLEGFANVEIKASQRVLEKAGFQKEGVLRKYVIVHGKTIDVIMYSFLKTDQTN, from the exons ATGCGACATGCTTTACTTTTAGCTTCAAAGAGTGGAGTGAAG GCCCAAGATATTAGAGAGATTAATAAGATGGAAATCAAACTACGCCCCTACCAATTATCTGATGTGGATGACTTCATGGAATGGGCATGCGATGATCAAGTCATACGCACGAGCAGACTAAGGTACTACACTTCAAGAGAAGATGCACTTGATTATCTTAGGGAAGTTGCCATTCCTCACCCATGGTACCGGGCCATATGCTTGGAGGACCGTCCAATTGGATTCATATGTGTCAAACCAGGGTTTGACTATGAGATATGTAGAGGGCAAATCAGCTATGCTCTTGGATCAAAGTATTGGAACAAAGGTATAACCACAGAGGCAGTGAAATTGGTTATTTCTAGTGTGTTTGAAGAGTTTTCAAATATGGAGAGATTGGAAGGCTTTGCTAATGTGGAAATTAAGGCCTCacaaagagttttggaaaagGCTGGGTTTCAAAAGGAAGGTGTACTTAGGAAATATGTCATTGTCCATGGGAAGACTATTGATGTTATTATGTATAGCTTTTTAAAAACTGATCAAACTAATTGA
- the LOC126689452 gene encoding uncharacterized protein LOC126689452 isoform X1, with protein sequence MRHALLLASKSGVKLQAQDIREINKMEIKLRPYQLSDVDDFMEWACDDQVIRTSRLRYYTSREDALDYLREVAIPHPWYRAICLEDRPIGFICVKPGFDYEICRGQISYALGSKYWNKGITTEAVKLVISSVFEEFSNMERLEGFANVEIKASQRVLEKAGFQKEGVLRKYVIVHGKTIDVIMYSFLKTDQTN encoded by the exons ATGCGACATGCTTTACTTTTAGCTTCAAAGAGTGGAGTGAAG CTACAGGCCCAAGATATTAGAGAGATTAATAAGATGGAAATCAAACTACGCCCCTACCAATTATCTGATGTGGATGACTTCATGGAATGGGCATGCGATGATCAAGTCATACGCACGAGCAGACTAAGGTACTACACTTCAAGAGAAGATGCACTTGATTATCTTAGGGAAGTTGCCATTCCTCACCCATGGTACCGGGCCATATGCTTGGAGGACCGTCCAATTGGATTCATATGTGTCAAACCAGGGTTTGACTATGAGATATGTAGAGGGCAAATCAGCTATGCTCTTGGATCAAAGTATTGGAACAAAGGTATAACCACAGAGGCAGTGAAATTGGTTATTTCTAGTGTGTTTGAAGAGTTTTCAAATATGGAGAGATTGGAAGGCTTTGCTAATGTGGAAATTAAGGCCTCacaaagagttttggaaaagGCTGGGTTTCAAAAGGAAGGTGTACTTAGGAAATATGTCATTGTCCATGGGAAGACTATTGATGTTATTATGTATAGCTTTTTAAAAACTGATCAAACTAATTGA